In Mus musculus strain C57BL/6J chromosome 1, GRCm38.p6 C57BL/6J, a single genomic region encodes these proteins:
- the Tmcc2 gene encoding transmembrane and coiled-coil domains protein 2 isoform X2, whose amino-acid sequence MAASEPGSFISTPARRPRLPTASSMLPKDCDSGSLALSSDSWGLKAPGTSLPARLWETVSMQGDKGDLVALSLPSGPGHGDSDGPISLDVPDGAPDPQRTKAAIEHLHQKILKITEQIKIEQEARDDNVAEYLKLANNADKQQVSRIKQVFEKKNQKSAQTIAQLHKKLEHYRRRLKEIEQNGPSRQPKDVLRDMQQGLKDVGANMRAGISGFGGGVVEGVKGSLSGLSQATHTAVVSKPREFASLIRNKFGSADNIAHLKDPMEDGPPEEAARALSGSATLVSSPKYGSDDECSSASASSAGAGSNSGAGPGGALGSPRSNTLYGAPGNLDTLLEELREIKEGQSHLEDSMEDLKTQLQRDYTYMTQCLQEERYRYERLEEQLNDLTELHQNEMTNLKQELASMEEKVAYQSYERARDIQEAVESCLTRVTKLELQQQQQQVVQLEGVENANARALLGKFINVILALMAVLLVFVSTIANFITPLMKTRLRITSTALLLLVLFLLWKHWASLTYLLEHVLLPS is encoded by the exons ATGGCGGCTTCAGAGCCTGGGAGTTTTATTAGCACACCTGCTCGAAGACCCCGGCTCCCAACAGCCAGCTCAATGCTGCCCAAGGACTGTGACTCTGGGAGCCTGGCACTGTCCTCAGACAGCTGGGGCCTTAAAGCTCCTGGCACCTCATTGCCAGCACGGCTTTGGGAAACAGTATCTATGCAG GGTGACAAGGGAGATCTTGTGGCCCTGAGCCTCCCCTCTGGCCCTGGCCATGGTGACTCTGATGGACCCATCAGCCTGGATGTGCCAGATGGAGCACCGGACCCCCAGCGAACTAAGGCTGCCATCGAACACCTGCACCAAAAGATCTTGAAGATCACTGAGCAGATCAAGATCGAGCAGGAGGCGCGGGATGATAACGTGGCAGAGTACCTGAAGCTGGCCAACAATGCGGACAAGCAGCAGGTGTCGCGCATCAAGCAGGTGTTTGAAAAGAAGAACCAGAAGTCCGCCCAGACCATCGCCCAGCTGCACAAAAAACTGGAGCACTACCGTCGGCGCCTGAAGGAAATCGAGCAGAATGGGCCCTCGCGGCAGCCCAAGGATGTGCTACGCGATATGCAGCAAGGGCTGAAGGATGTGGGCGCCAACATGCGTGCCGGCATTAGTGGCTTCGGGGGTGGTGTGGTGGAGGGTGTCAAGGGCAGTCTTTCCGGCCTCTCGCAAGCTACCCACACTGCGGTGGTGTCCAAGCCCCGGGAGTTCGCCAGCCTCATTCGCAACAAGTTCGGCAGTGCCGACAACATCGCCCACCTGAAGGACCCCATGGAAGATGGACCCCCTGAAGAGGCAGCCCGGGCGCTGAGTGGCAGTGCCACACTGGTGTCCAGCCCCAAGTACGGCAGTGACGATGAATGCTCGAGTGCCAGTGCCAGCTCAGCTGGGGCAGGCAGCAACTCTGGGGCTGGGCCAGGAGGTGCACTGGGAAGCCCGAGATCCAACACTCTTTATGGTGCCCCTGGAAATCTGGACACTCTGCTGGAGGAACTGCGGGAGATAAAGGAGGGCCAGTCACACCTGGAGGACTCCATGGAGGACTTGAAGACTCAGCTGCAGAGGGACTACACCTACATGACCCAGTGCCTGCAAGAAGAGCGCTACAG GTATGAGAGGCTGGAGGAACAGCTGAACGACCTGACTGAGCTTCACCAGAATGAAATGACCAACCTAAAGCAGGAGCTGGCCAGCATGGAGGAGAAGGTGGCCTACCAGTCCTACGAGAGGGCCCGGGATATCCAG GAGGCCGTGGAGTCCTGCCTGACCCGAGTCACCAAGCTggaactgcagcagcagcagcagcaagtggTGCAGTTAGAAGGTGTGGAGAACGCCAACGCGCGCGCCCTGCTGGGCAAGTTCATCAACGTGATCCTGGCACTCATGGCCGTGCTGCTGGTGTTTGTGTCCACCATTGCCAACTTCATCACCCCCCTCATGAAGACGCGCCTCCGGATCACCAGCACCGCCCTCCTGCTCCTCGTCCTCTTCCTACTGTGGAAGCACTGGGCCTCCCTCACCTACCTCCTGGAGCATGTGCTGCTGCCCAGCTGA
- the Tmcc2 gene encoding transmembrane and coiled-coil domains protein 2 isoform 3 (isoform 3 is encoded by transcript variant 3), translated as MKSREKETAGDKGDLVALSLPSGPGHGDSDGPISLDVPDGAPDPQRTKAAIEHLHQKILKITEQIKIEQEARDDNVAEYLKLANNADKQQVSRIKQVFEKKNQKSAQTIAQLHKKLEHYRRRLKEIEQNGPSRQPKDVLRDMQQGLKDVGANMRAGISGFGGGVVEGVKGSLSGLSQATHTAVVSKPREFASLIRNKFGSADNIAHLKDPMEDGPPEEAARALSGSATLVSSPKYGSDDECSSASASSAGAGSNSGAGPGGALGSPRSNTLYGAPGNLDTLLEELREIKEGQSHLEDSMEDLKTQLQRDYTYMTQCLQEERYRYERLEEQLNDLTELHQNEMTNLKQELASMEEKVAYQSYERARDIQEAVESCLTRVTKLELQQQQQQVVQLEGVENANARALLGKFINVILALMAVLLVFVSTIANFITPLMKTRLRITSTALLLLVLFLLWKHWASLTYLLEHVLLPS; from the exons ATGAAGTCCAGGGAGAAAGAGACTGCT GGTGACAAGGGAGATCTTGTGGCCCTGAGCCTCCCCTCTGGCCCTGGCCATGGTGACTCTGATGGACCCATCAGCCTGGATGTGCCAGATGGAGCACCGGACCCCCAGCGAACTAAGGCTGCCATCGAACACCTGCACCAAAAGATCTTGAAGATCACTGAGCAGATCAAGATCGAGCAGGAGGCGCGGGATGATAACGTGGCAGAGTACCTGAAGCTGGCCAACAATGCGGACAAGCAGCAGGTGTCGCGCATCAAGCAGGTGTTTGAAAAGAAGAACCAGAAGTCCGCCCAGACCATCGCCCAGCTGCACAAAAAACTGGAGCACTACCGTCGGCGCCTGAAGGAAATCGAGCAGAATGGGCCCTCGCGGCAGCCCAAGGATGTGCTACGCGATATGCAGCAAGGGCTGAAGGATGTGGGCGCCAACATGCGTGCCGGCATTAGTGGCTTCGGGGGTGGTGTGGTGGAGGGTGTCAAGGGCAGTCTTTCCGGCCTCTCGCAAGCTACCCACACTGCGGTGGTGTCCAAGCCCCGGGAGTTCGCCAGCCTCATTCGCAACAAGTTCGGCAGTGCCGACAACATCGCCCACCTGAAGGACCCCATGGAAGATGGACCCCCTGAAGAGGCAGCCCGGGCGCTGAGTGGCAGTGCCACACTGGTGTCCAGCCCCAAGTACGGCAGTGACGATGAATGCTCGAGTGCCAGTGCCAGCTCAGCTGGGGCAGGCAGCAACTCTGGGGCTGGGCCAGGAGGTGCACTGGGAAGCCCGAGATCCAACACTCTTTATGGTGCCCCTGGAAATCTGGACACTCTGCTGGAGGAACTGCGGGAGATAAAGGAGGGCCAGTCACACCTGGAGGACTCCATGGAGGACTTGAAGACTCAGCTGCAGAGGGACTACACCTACATGACCCAGTGCCTGCAAGAAGAGCGCTACAG GTATGAGAGGCTGGAGGAACAGCTGAACGACCTGACTGAGCTTCACCAGAATGAAATGACCAACCTAAAGCAGGAGCTGGCCAGCATGGAGGAGAAGGTGGCCTACCAGTCCTACGAGAGGGCCCGGGATATCCAG GAGGCCGTGGAGTCCTGCCTGACCCGAGTCACCAAGCTggaactgcagcagcagcagcagcaagtggTGCAGTTAGAAGGTGTGGAGAACGCCAACGCGCGCGCCCTGCTGGGCAAGTTCATCAACGTGATCCTGGCACTCATGGCCGTGCTGCTGGTGTTTGTGTCCACCATTGCCAACTTCATCACCCCCCTCATGAAGACGCGCCTCCGGATCACCAGCACCGCCCTCCTGCTCCTCGTCCTCTTCCTACTGTGGAAGCACTGGGCCTCCCTCACCTACCTCCTGGAGCATGTGCTGCTGCCCAGCTGA
- the Tmcc2 gene encoding transmembrane and coiled-coil domains protein 2 isoform 2 (isoform 2 is encoded by transcript variant 2), producing MFGHGLKHLFHSRRRSREREHQASQEAQQQQQQQGLSDQDSPDEKERSPEMHRVSYAVSLHDLPARPTAFNRVLQQIRSRPSIKRGASLHSSGGSGGRRAKSSSLEPQRGSPHLLRKAPQDSSLAAILHQHQGRPRSSSTTDTALLLADGSSAYLLAEEAESIGDKGDKGDLVALSLPSGPGHGDSDGPISLDVPDGAPDPQRTKAAIEHLHQKILKITEQIKIEQEARDDNVAEYLKLANNADKQQVSRIKQVFEKKNQKSAQTIAQLHKKLEHYRRRLKEIEQNGPSRQPKDVLRDMQQGLKDVGANMRAGISGFGGGVVEGVKGSLSGLSQATHTAVVSKPREFASLIRNKFGSADNIAHLKDPMEDGPPEEAARALSGSATLVSSPKYGSDDECSSASASSAGAGSNSGAGPGGALGSPRSNTLYGAPGNLDTLLEELREIKEGQSHLEDSMEDLKTQLQRDYTYMTQCLQEERYRYERLEEQLNDLTELHQNEMTNLKQELASMEEKVAYQSYERARDIQEAVESCLTRVTKLELQQQQQQVVQLEGVENANARALLGKFINVILALMAVLLVFVSTIANFITPLMKTRLRITSTALLLLVLFLLWKHWASLTYLLEHVLLPS from the exons ATGTTTGGCCACGGCCTGAAGCACCTGTTTCACAGCCGCCGCAGGTCACGGGAGAGGGAGCACCAGGCGTCTCAGGaggcccagcagcagcagcaacagcagggcCTATCCGATCAGGACTCCCCAGATGAGAAGGAACGCTCCCCGGAGATGCACCGCGTCTCCTATGCTGTGTCCCTGCACGACCTGCCTGCCCGACCTACTGCTTTCAACCGGGTGTTACAGCAAATCCGCTCCAGGCCCTCCATCAAGCGGGGCGCCAGCCTGCACAGCAGTGGCGGGAGCGGTGGTCGCCGTGCCAAGAGCAGCTCCCTGGAGCCACAGCGTGGCAGTCCTCACCTGCTTCGTAAGGCCCCCCAGGACAGCAGCCTGGCCGCCATCCTGCACCAGCACCAGGGCCGACCCCGTTCCTCCTCTACCACCGACACCGCCTTGCTCCTGGCCGATGGCAGCAGTGCgtacctcctggctgaggaagcagagagcatcGGGGACAAG GGTGACAAGGGAGATCTTGTGGCCCTGAGCCTCCCCTCTGGCCCTGGCCATGGTGACTCTGATGGACCCATCAGCCTGGATGTGCCAGATGGAGCACCGGACCCCCAGCGAACTAAGGCTGCCATCGAACACCTGCACCAAAAGATCTTGAAGATCACTGAGCAGATCAAGATCGAGCAGGAGGCGCGGGATGATAACGTGGCAGAGTACCTGAAGCTGGCCAACAATGCGGACAAGCAGCAGGTGTCGCGCATCAAGCAGGTGTTTGAAAAGAAGAACCAGAAGTCCGCCCAGACCATCGCCCAGCTGCACAAAAAACTGGAGCACTACCGTCGGCGCCTGAAGGAAATCGAGCAGAATGGGCCCTCGCGGCAGCCCAAGGATGTGCTACGCGATATGCAGCAAGGGCTGAAGGATGTGGGCGCCAACATGCGTGCCGGCATTAGTGGCTTCGGGGGTGGTGTGGTGGAGGGTGTCAAGGGCAGTCTTTCCGGCCTCTCGCAAGCTACCCACACTGCGGTGGTGTCCAAGCCCCGGGAGTTCGCCAGCCTCATTCGCAACAAGTTCGGCAGTGCCGACAACATCGCCCACCTGAAGGACCCCATGGAAGATGGACCCCCTGAAGAGGCAGCCCGGGCGCTGAGTGGCAGTGCCACACTGGTGTCCAGCCCCAAGTACGGCAGTGACGATGAATGCTCGAGTGCCAGTGCCAGCTCAGCTGGGGCAGGCAGCAACTCTGGGGCTGGGCCAGGAGGTGCACTGGGAAGCCCGAGATCCAACACTCTTTATGGTGCCCCTGGAAATCTGGACACTCTGCTGGAGGAACTGCGGGAGATAAAGGAGGGCCAGTCACACCTGGAGGACTCCATGGAGGACTTGAAGACTCAGCTGCAGAGGGACTACACCTACATGACCCAGTGCCTGCAAGAAGAGCGCTACAG GTATGAGAGGCTGGAGGAACAGCTGAACGACCTGACTGAGCTTCACCAGAATGAAATGACCAACCTAAAGCAGGAGCTGGCCAGCATGGAGGAGAAGGTGGCCTACCAGTCCTACGAGAGGGCCCGGGATATCCAG GAGGCCGTGGAGTCCTGCCTGACCCGAGTCACCAAGCTggaactgcagcagcagcagcagcaagtggTGCAGTTAGAAGGTGTGGAGAACGCCAACGCGCGCGCCCTGCTGGGCAAGTTCATCAACGTGATCCTGGCACTCATGGCCGTGCTGCTGGTGTTTGTGTCCACCATTGCCAACTTCATCACCCCCCTCATGAAGACGCGCCTCCGGATCACCAGCACCGCCCTCCTGCTCCTCGTCCTCTTCCTACTGTGGAAGCACTGGGCCTCCCTCACCTACCTCCTGGAGCATGTGCTGCTGCCCAGCTGA
- the Tmcc2 gene encoding transmembrane and coiled-coil domains protein 2 isoform 1 (isoform 1 is encoded by transcript variant 1), translated as MKRCKSDELQQQQGEEDGAGMEDAACLLPGADLRHGEASSANSAGGPTSDAGAAVAPNPGPRSKPPDLKKIQQLSEGSMFGHGLKHLFHSRRRSREREHQASQEAQQQQQQQGLSDQDSPDEKERSPEMHRVSYAVSLHDLPARPTAFNRVLQQIRSRPSIKRGASLHSSGGSGGRRAKSSSLEPQRGSPHLLRKAPQDSSLAAILHQHQGRPRSSSTTDTALLLADGSSAYLLAEEAESIGDKGDKGDLVALSLPSGPGHGDSDGPISLDVPDGAPDPQRTKAAIEHLHQKILKITEQIKIEQEARDDNVAEYLKLANNADKQQVSRIKQVFEKKNQKSAQTIAQLHKKLEHYRRRLKEIEQNGPSRQPKDVLRDMQQGLKDVGANMRAGISGFGGGVVEGVKGSLSGLSQATHTAVVSKPREFASLIRNKFGSADNIAHLKDPMEDGPPEEAARALSGSATLVSSPKYGSDDECSSASASSAGAGSNSGAGPGGALGSPRSNTLYGAPGNLDTLLEELREIKEGQSHLEDSMEDLKTQLQRDYTYMTQCLQEERYRYERLEEQLNDLTELHQNEMTNLKQELASMEEKVAYQSYERARDIQEAVESCLTRVTKLELQQQQQQVVQLEGVENANARALLGKFINVILALMAVLLVFVSTIANFITPLMKTRLRITSTALLLLVLFLLWKHWASLTYLLEHVLLPS; from the exons ATGAAGAGGTGCAAATCGGACGAGCTGCAGCAACAGCAGGGCGAGGAGGATGGGGCTGGGATGGAAGACGCTGCTTGCCTTCTGCCAGGCGCGGACCTCCGGCATGGGGAGGCCTCGAGTGCTAACTCCGCTGGCGGGCCAACTTCAGATGCTGGCGCTGCGGTGGCACCCAACCCGGGTCCCCGAAGCAAGCCTCCTGATTTAAAG AAAATCCAGCAGCTCTCAGAGGGCTCCATGTTTGGCCACGGCCTGAAGCACCTGTTTCACAGCCGCCGCAGGTCACGGGAGAGGGAGCACCAGGCGTCTCAGGaggcccagcagcagcagcaacagcagggcCTATCCGATCAGGACTCCCCAGATGAGAAGGAACGCTCCCCGGAGATGCACCGCGTCTCCTATGCTGTGTCCCTGCACGACCTGCCTGCCCGACCTACTGCTTTCAACCGGGTGTTACAGCAAATCCGCTCCAGGCCCTCCATCAAGCGGGGCGCCAGCCTGCACAGCAGTGGCGGGAGCGGTGGTCGCCGTGCCAAGAGCAGCTCCCTGGAGCCACAGCGTGGCAGTCCTCACCTGCTTCGTAAGGCCCCCCAGGACAGCAGCCTGGCCGCCATCCTGCACCAGCACCAGGGCCGACCCCGTTCCTCCTCTACCACCGACACCGCCTTGCTCCTGGCCGATGGCAGCAGTGCgtacctcctggctgaggaagcagagagcatcGGGGACAAG GGTGACAAGGGAGATCTTGTGGCCCTGAGCCTCCCCTCTGGCCCTGGCCATGGTGACTCTGATGGACCCATCAGCCTGGATGTGCCAGATGGAGCACCGGACCCCCAGCGAACTAAGGCTGCCATCGAACACCTGCACCAAAAGATCTTGAAGATCACTGAGCAGATCAAGATCGAGCAGGAGGCGCGGGATGATAACGTGGCAGAGTACCTGAAGCTGGCCAACAATGCGGACAAGCAGCAGGTGTCGCGCATCAAGCAGGTGTTTGAAAAGAAGAACCAGAAGTCCGCCCAGACCATCGCCCAGCTGCACAAAAAACTGGAGCACTACCGTCGGCGCCTGAAGGAAATCGAGCAGAATGGGCCCTCGCGGCAGCCCAAGGATGTGCTACGCGATATGCAGCAAGGGCTGAAGGATGTGGGCGCCAACATGCGTGCCGGCATTAGTGGCTTCGGGGGTGGTGTGGTGGAGGGTGTCAAGGGCAGTCTTTCCGGCCTCTCGCAAGCTACCCACACTGCGGTGGTGTCCAAGCCCCGGGAGTTCGCCAGCCTCATTCGCAACAAGTTCGGCAGTGCCGACAACATCGCCCACCTGAAGGACCCCATGGAAGATGGACCCCCTGAAGAGGCAGCCCGGGCGCTGAGTGGCAGTGCCACACTGGTGTCCAGCCCCAAGTACGGCAGTGACGATGAATGCTCGAGTGCCAGTGCCAGCTCAGCTGGGGCAGGCAGCAACTCTGGGGCTGGGCCAGGAGGTGCACTGGGAAGCCCGAGATCCAACACTCTTTATGGTGCCCCTGGAAATCTGGACACTCTGCTGGAGGAACTGCGGGAGATAAAGGAGGGCCAGTCACACCTGGAGGACTCCATGGAGGACTTGAAGACTCAGCTGCAGAGGGACTACACCTACATGACCCAGTGCCTGCAAGAAGAGCGCTACAG GTATGAGAGGCTGGAGGAACAGCTGAACGACCTGACTGAGCTTCACCAGAATGAAATGACCAACCTAAAGCAGGAGCTGGCCAGCATGGAGGAGAAGGTGGCCTACCAGTCCTACGAGAGGGCCCGGGATATCCAG GAGGCCGTGGAGTCCTGCCTGACCCGAGTCACCAAGCTggaactgcagcagcagcagcagcaagtggTGCAGTTAGAAGGTGTGGAGAACGCCAACGCGCGCGCCCTGCTGGGCAAGTTCATCAACGTGATCCTGGCACTCATGGCCGTGCTGCTGGTGTTTGTGTCCACCATTGCCAACTTCATCACCCCCCTCATGAAGACGCGCCTCCGGATCACCAGCACCGCCCTCCTGCTCCTCGTCCTCTTCCTACTGTGGAAGCACTGGGCCTCCCTCACCTACCTCCTGGAGCATGTGCTGCTGCCCAGCTGA
- the Tmcc2 gene encoding transmembrane and coiled-coil domains protein 2 isoform X1: MKRCKSDELQQQQGEEDGAGMEDAACLLPGADLRHGEASSANSAGGPTSDAGAAVAPNPGPRSKPPDLKKIQQLSEGSMFGHGLKHLFHSRRRSREREHQASQEAQQQQQQQGLSDQDSPDEKERSPEMHRVSYAVSLHDLPARPTAFNRVLQQIRSRPSIKRGASLHSSGGSGGRRAKSSSLEPQRGSPHLLRKAPQDSSLAAILHQHQGRPRSSSTTDTALLLADGSSAYLLAEEAESIGDKGDKGDLVALSLPSGPGHGDSDGPISLDVPDGAPDPQRTKAAIEHLHQKILKITEQIKIEQEARDDNVAEYLKLANNADKQQVSRIKQVFEKKNQKSAQTIAQLHKKLEHYRRRLKEIEQNGPSRQPKDVLRDMQQGLKDVGANMRAGISGFGGGVVEGVKGSLSGLSQATHTAVVSKPREFASLIRNKFGSADNIAHLKDPMEDGPPEEAARALSGSATLVSSPKYGSDDECSSASASSAGAGSNSGAGPGGALGSPRSNTLYGAPGNLDTLLEELREIKEGQSHLEDSMEDLKTQLQRDYTYMTQCLQEERYRYERLEEQLNDLTELHQNEMTNLKQELASMEEKVAYQSYERARDIQAQGTGDSVEVDTSHGTRRAETYPWGQLVQEAKEGSVRGVEIRATRPWSPA, translated from the exons ATGAAGAGGTGCAAATCGGACGAGCTGCAGCAACAGCAGGGCGAGGAGGATGGGGCTGGGATGGAAGACGCTGCTTGCCTTCTGCCAGGCGCGGACCTCCGGCATGGGGAGGCCTCGAGTGCTAACTCCGCTGGCGGGCCAACTTCAGATGCTGGCGCTGCGGTGGCACCCAACCCGGGTCCCCGAAGCAAGCCTCCTGATTTAAAG AAAATCCAGCAGCTCTCAGAGGGCTCCATGTTTGGCCACGGCCTGAAGCACCTGTTTCACAGCCGCCGCAGGTCACGGGAGAGGGAGCACCAGGCGTCTCAGGaggcccagcagcagcagcaacagcagggcCTATCCGATCAGGACTCCCCAGATGAGAAGGAACGCTCCCCGGAGATGCACCGCGTCTCCTATGCTGTGTCCCTGCACGACCTGCCTGCCCGACCTACTGCTTTCAACCGGGTGTTACAGCAAATCCGCTCCAGGCCCTCCATCAAGCGGGGCGCCAGCCTGCACAGCAGTGGCGGGAGCGGTGGTCGCCGTGCCAAGAGCAGCTCCCTGGAGCCACAGCGTGGCAGTCCTCACCTGCTTCGTAAGGCCCCCCAGGACAGCAGCCTGGCCGCCATCCTGCACCAGCACCAGGGCCGACCCCGTTCCTCCTCTACCACCGACACCGCCTTGCTCCTGGCCGATGGCAGCAGTGCgtacctcctggctgaggaagcagagagcatcGGGGACAAG GGTGACAAGGGAGATCTTGTGGCCCTGAGCCTCCCCTCTGGCCCTGGCCATGGTGACTCTGATGGACCCATCAGCCTGGATGTGCCAGATGGAGCACCGGACCCCCAGCGAACTAAGGCTGCCATCGAACACCTGCACCAAAAGATCTTGAAGATCACTGAGCAGATCAAGATCGAGCAGGAGGCGCGGGATGATAACGTGGCAGAGTACCTGAAGCTGGCCAACAATGCGGACAAGCAGCAGGTGTCGCGCATCAAGCAGGTGTTTGAAAAGAAGAACCAGAAGTCCGCCCAGACCATCGCCCAGCTGCACAAAAAACTGGAGCACTACCGTCGGCGCCTGAAGGAAATCGAGCAGAATGGGCCCTCGCGGCAGCCCAAGGATGTGCTACGCGATATGCAGCAAGGGCTGAAGGATGTGGGCGCCAACATGCGTGCCGGCATTAGTGGCTTCGGGGGTGGTGTGGTGGAGGGTGTCAAGGGCAGTCTTTCCGGCCTCTCGCAAGCTACCCACACTGCGGTGGTGTCCAAGCCCCGGGAGTTCGCCAGCCTCATTCGCAACAAGTTCGGCAGTGCCGACAACATCGCCCACCTGAAGGACCCCATGGAAGATGGACCCCCTGAAGAGGCAGCCCGGGCGCTGAGTGGCAGTGCCACACTGGTGTCCAGCCCCAAGTACGGCAGTGACGATGAATGCTCGAGTGCCAGTGCCAGCTCAGCTGGGGCAGGCAGCAACTCTGGGGCTGGGCCAGGAGGTGCACTGGGAAGCCCGAGATCCAACACTCTTTATGGTGCCCCTGGAAATCTGGACACTCTGCTGGAGGAACTGCGGGAGATAAAGGAGGGCCAGTCACACCTGGAGGACTCCATGGAGGACTTGAAGACTCAGCTGCAGAGGGACTACACCTACATGACCCAGTGCCTGCAAGAAGAGCGCTACAG GTATGAGAGGCTGGAGGAACAGCTGAACGACCTGACTGAGCTTCACCAGAATGAAATGACCAACCTAAAGCAGGAGCTGGCCAGCATGGAGGAGAAGGTGGCCTACCAGTCCTACGAGAGGGCCCGGGATATCCAG GCACAGGGTACAGGTGACAGTGTGGAGGTGGACACATCACATGGAACACGACGAGCAGAAACATATCCATGGGGCCAATTGGTACAGGAAGCCAAAGAGGGGAGTGTTCGTGGGGTAGAGATAAGAGCAAC GAGGCCGTGGAGTCCTGCCTGA